In the Brevundimonas sp. MF30-B genome, TCGCGCTTTGCGGGAACGCCCTTGGACCTTCACCGTTGCGCAAACCATGTCCAAGGCCGCTTCCCGTTTCCGTCTCCCCGATCTCGCCACGCGACTGCTGAACCGTCGCAAGCCGCCGTCCGGCGGAGGGCTGGGCGCGCTGTGGCGATACCTCGGCGCGACGGTCGGCGGTCTGGCGGCGGGCGCGGGCGCGGCGCACCTGATCTACACCCAGGGCCACCGGTTTGGTCTTGAGCTGCGCGCCTATCGCCCCTCGCCTGAGGACGCGCCTGATCCGACGCCCGAGGACTACGACGCCCGCGAGCCTGGCCGGGGCCGTCTGGCCCGACGGCCGACGCACATTCCGATGAAGGGCTGGGTCGACATCCTGTGGCGCACGGGTGCGGGTTATCTGGGCGACCGGGTGGGATTCGTCGCCGGTGCGGTCACCTTCTTCGTCGTGCTGGCGCTGTTTCCGATGCTCGGCTCGTTCGTCACCATCTACGGCCTGTTCGCCGATGCGGGCGACGCCTGGAGCCGACTGCAGTTCCTGTACTCAATGCTGCCCGCCAATGTGGCCGAGTTCCTGGGCGGGCAGATGCAGCGCCTGGCCGAGAACTCCACCGGCCAACTGACCCTGACCCTGGCCTGGACCCTGCCGCTGTCGCTGTGGGCGGCGAACGGCGGCATCCGCAACCTCTTCTGGGGGATCAACGTCGCCTATCACGAGACCGAGCGCCGCAACATCGTGACCTACAACCTGATCTGCCTGGCCTTCACCGTGTCGGGCCTGATCGCGGTTATGCTGAGCGCGGCGCTGGTGATCGGCGTGCCGGTCGTGGTCGGCCTGTTCGGTCTGACCGAAGAGATCCAGTATCTGGCCCTGCTGCGCTGGCCCGTGCTGTTCGTCGGCTATGTCTTCGCCCTGGCGCTGATCTACCGCTTCGGGCCGTGCCGGGCCAAGGCGCGGTGGCGCTGGCTGACCCCGGGGGCCCTGGTCGCCGCCACGCTCAGCCTGGGCCTGTCGGGCATTTTCAGCTGGTATCTGCAGACCTTCGTGCGCACCGATTCCTACGGTCCGCTGGCGGCGGTGATGGGTTTCCTGCTGTGGACCTGGCTGTCGGTGCAGATCATCCTGATGGGGGCCAAGCTGAACGCCGAGATCGAGCATCAGACGGCGCTGGACACCACCACCGGCAAGCCGGAGCCGCTTGGCAAGCGCGGGGCGGTGATGGCGGATTCGGTCGGCGCGCGCCGCGGAAACCCCGCCGCGCTGGCCTTCACCCTGAAGCACGCCGAGGCCCTGTCTGACCGGGTTCTGCGCCGCAAGATCGAGCGCTAGACCCGGTAATAGTCCCGGTACCAATCGACGAACCGACCCACCCCGACCTCGACCGGTGTTTCCGGGGCATAGTCCAGAGCCGCGCGGGTCTCGGTCACGTCGGCTTCGGTGCTGACCAGGTCGCCATCCTGATACGGCATCAGGTTCAGCACCGCCTTGCGGCCGGCCGCCTCCTCGATCAGCTCGATGTAGCGCATCAGCGGGGTGCGCCGGCCCGCGCCCAGGTTCAGTATCCGCCACGGCGCCACACCGCTGGTCGAAGGATCCGGCCGCGTCGCATCCCAGCCGGGGTCCGCCGTGGCCGGACGGTCCAGGGCTGCGATCACGCCCGTGACGACGTCGTCGACATAGGTGAAGTCGCGCTCCATCCGCCCCTCGCCGTACACGTCGATCGGCTCGCCCTTCAGGATCGCGCCGGTGAATTTGAACAGCGCCATGTCGGGCCGCCCCCACGGACCATAGACGGTGAAGAAGCGCAGTCCCGTCGCCGGCAGGCCGAACAGATGGGCGTACGCGTGAGCCATGGCCTCGTTGGCGATCTTGGTCGCCGCATAGAGCGTCAGTGGATGATCCGCCCCCTGCTTCACCGAGAACGGCAAGGCGCCGTTGGCCCCGAAGGCCGAGCTGGTTGAGGCGAAGACCAGGCTGGTCGCCTGGGTCGCGCGCGCGCCTTCCAGGATCGACAGGAAGCCCGTCAGGTTGGAATCCGCGTAGGTCCAGGGCGAGTCGATGCTGTAGCGCACTCCCGCCTGCGCCCCCAGATGGACGATGCGCCGCGGCCGCTCGGCCTCGAACAGCGCCGCCATCGCCGCCCGGTCCGCCAGGTCGATCTCGTGGTGGCGATAGGTCGGAAAGGCCTCGAGCAGCGCCAGTCGCGCGCGCTTCAGCGCCGGATCATAGTAGGCGTTCATGTTGTCGACGCCGACCACCGTCTCGCCGCGCTCCAGCAGGCGGCGCGCGGTGTGGAAGCCGATAAAGCCCGCCGCGCCGGTGACCAGCACCGGTCCGTCCCTGTCCGTCATGGTGCACTCCGTCTCCCGCTGGCTGGATACGCCGCCCGCCGACGCCGCGCCACCCCGTCGCATTCAGCACAACCCATGGAAGAATCTTCACCGAATCTACACCGATTGATTGCAACCTGGACGGGTGGAGGGGTTGTTATGTTGTTTCTCTCGATTGTGCTGGTCATGGCCGTCGTCGCCTGGATCAGCGGACTGACCATGGCGCTGGCGTCGCGGGCCGAGGCCAAGCGGCTGCGGGTGCTGAACAACACGCTGGAAGAGCGGATAAGAGCGCGCACCGCCGACCTCACCCAGGCGCTGGCGGCGTCCGAGGACCAAGCCCGCGCCTTGTCCAGTGCGAACCAGGCCAAGTCGGACTTCCTGGCGGCCATGAGCCACGAACTGCGCACGCCGCTGAACGCGGTCATGGGCTTTTCGCACATCCTGCAGATGAACGCCGAGGCCGAGCCTCTGACCCTGCGTCAGACCCAGGCCGTGGAGCAGATCCTGGCCGCCGGCGCGCACCTGCTGGCCCTGATCGAAGAGGTGCTGGACTTGGCTCGCATCGAGGCCGGCAAGCTGTCGTTGTCGATCGAGCGCGTGGATCCGCTGCTGGTCGCGCGCCAGGTCTGCGACAGCCTGCAGCCCGAGGCGCGCGCGGCGGGGGTGACCCTGATCGCACCGCCGCCCCAGGCCGGTCTGGGCGCCGTGGCCGACCGTACGCGACTGCGTCAGGTGCTGCTGAACCTGCTGAGCAACGCCATCAAATACAATCTGCCCGGCGGCTCGGTCCGGCTGGAGGCGCGCCATCAGGACGGCGGACTGACCCTGTCGGTGATCGACACCGGCTGCGGCCTGCCCGCCGACCGCATGGCCGAACTGTTCCAGCCTTTCAGCCGTCTCGGCCGCGAGACCTCGGCGACGCCCGGCACCGGGGTCGGCCTGGCCGTGTCGCGTCGCCTGGCCGAGGCCATGGGCGGACGGCTCGCGGCCGAAAGCGTCGAGGGCCAGGGCTCCACCTTCAGCCTGTGGCTGCCGGGCTCAACCGAGGCCATGGTCCTTGCCCCCGCGCCCGAGGTTGACGCCGCCTCCCTCGGCGACCTGCCCCAGGCGACCATGCTCTACGTCGAGGACAATCCCGCCAACGTCACCCTGATGCGCCACGTCATCCGCGCCCTGGGTCCGATGCGCCTGTTCACCGCCGAGACGGGGCCCGAGGGCCTGACCCTGGCGCGCGACCTGCGGCCCGACGTCATCCTGCTGGACATCAACCTGCCGGGCATGGACGGCTACACCCTGAAGACGGGGCTGGACGCCGACCCCCTGACGCGAGGCATCCCGGTGCTGGCCCTGTCGGCCAACGCCATGCCCGAAGACATCAAACGCGGCCGTCAGGCGGGCTTCGTGGCCTATCTGACCAAGCCGCTCGACATTCCCGCCCTGGCCGAGGCCTTGGGGCGGGCGCTGAATGCGTCAACACCCGTGAGCGGCCGGGCGGCCTGATCCCGCCCGCCCGGCCCGACCCGGCTCCGGCTTGACGCGGAGGCGGCGGACGGCTTTGAGCCCCCCATGTCCGTCCGCCGCCTCCCCTATCTTCTGCTGCTCACCACGCTGATCGCGGGGTGCGCCGCGCCGGCGGCCTCGCCCCCGCCGCCGCCACCGTCGCCCGGCGCCGTCCTGCCCGACTGGCGCGCGGTGGTGACGGCGACCGACCGCGACCGCCTGCGTCGCACCGAGGCGGCCTGGGGCCTAGCGCTGGAACAGGCCCGGCGGGGATCGCCGGACCGCCTGCGCGGCCTGGGCGACCTGGCCGACGCCGACGCGCGCCTGAGCGACCCGACCCCGCCCATCGGCGACTATCGCTGCCGCCTGGTCCGGCTGGGCTCCCAGGACGGGGCCGGCCCCGCCCTGGTCGTCGGCGAGTGGAGCCGCTGCCGCATCGAGGCCACCGCCCAGGGCCTGCGCTTCTCCAAGCTGACGGGAACCCAACGCCCCGCCGGCCTGCTGTTCCCCGAGGACGAGCGTCACATGGTGCTGCTGGGCGGACTGGCCCTGGCGTCCGAACCGCCCGCCAGCCGCTATGGCCGCAACCCGGCGCGCGATCTCGCCGGCAGGGTCGAGCGCATCGCCGCCGAGCGCTGGCGCATCGTCCTGCCCTGGCCCCAGGCCGGGGCCAATCTGGACCTGATCGAGCTGATCCCGGCGGGCTAGGATTGAACCGGGGCCGCTCCTGGTTCGTTCGAGCGTTTCAATCGCCCGGAGAGCCGCCGCCATGCGCCTGTCGCCGATCCTCGCACTCGCCGCCCTGTCGCCGCTAGCGCTCGCCGCCTGCGACCGCGGCTCCGACGCCACTGCGGAGGCCCCGGCGCCCACCGAGCTGAGCCCCTCGACCGAGGCTCCGCCCCTGCCGGCCGACCCGGCTCCGACCGATCCGGCCGTCTCGCCGCCCGCCTCGGGCGAGCAGGGCGGAACGGACGACTGGCGCGCCGTCGCCAATCCCGAGGACGCCTCGGCCCTTGGCCGTCTGGACGAGGCGTGGCGAATGGCCCGCGCCTCGGCCGACGCAGCGGGCTTCGCCGACGAGGTTCAGTCGCACGGCGCCCTGGTCGATCCGAACGCGGGGCTTCAAGGCCGGCTGCAGCCCCCGCCTGGCGAGTATCGCTGCCGCTCCGTACGCATGGGTGTGAAGGGCTCTGTCGGGCTGGCCTACATCGCCTATCCCTTCTTCCGCTGCTCGGTCGAGCTGACGCCCGGCGGCGACCTGATCCTGACCAAGACCACCGGCTCGCAGCGCACGCGCGGACTGCTGTATCCCGACACCGACCGTCGCCTCGTCTATGTCGGCGCCCAGGCCTGGGGCGATCAGGAACAGGGTTTTCCGCGCTACGGCCAGATGCGCGAGCGCGACCAGGTCGGCGTGTTCGAACGCATCGGCCCCAATCGGTGGCGCCTGGTCATCCCCTTTCCCAAGCAGGAAGCCCAGATCGACATCCTGGAGCTGACTCGCTGAAGCCGGCTTGACCCCGGCGGGGCGCCCCGTCCACCCTTGGACCATCAGCTGTAAAGGGGGGCGCGCCATGAGAGGCGGACTGGGTTTCACAATCGGATCGATCGTGCTCGTGGCCATCGTGGCGGCGGTCGCCCTGGTGGGCTTCCCCACCTACAACGTCTACGCCAAGCAGATGCAGGGCCGCGCCGCCTATGAGGAGGCGGTTCAAAACCGGCGCATCCGCGTCCTAGAAGCCCAGGCCGCTCTGGATTCCGCCAAGCTGACGGCCGCCGCCGAGATCGAGCGCGCCAAAGGCGCTAACGAGGCCAACCGCATCATGGCCCAGGCGCTGGGCGGGCCAGAGGCCTATCTGCGCTGGAGCTACATCAACATGCTCCAGGAGACGGCCGGAAAAGAAGGCCGCCAGACCATTTACATCCCCACCGAGGCGGGCATGCCCATCCTCGAGGCCGGCCAGCGCCCGACGATCCGCTGATCCATCGGTGAGTTGCGGCCCGCGTCAGGTCGCCGTCGCGGGCCTGCTGCTAAACCCGCTCAGCGGCGCGCCAGACGCAGGTCCTGATAGTCGTAGCTGAAGTCGATGTCGGGACTGACGCCCTTCATCGTGGCGCGCACCGGCCGGCCGCCTTCGATCTCGAAGGTGATGAAGGCGTCTTCCTCGCGCTTGTCGGGGAAGCGGGTGCGGAAGGTCTCGCCGTCGTAGGGCTCGAGCGGCCCCTTCAGCGCCGGCGTGCGGCTGAAGGCCAGCCACAGCCCTGCGCCGCGCCGCGACACGATGATGTCACCGTACCAGGGGTCCGACCACGTCCCGACATAGGCGTCCAGCGCCAGGGACGGCGCCGCGCCCGCGCGCTGGTTGGCGTCGATCTCGACCGCGGCGGCCAGGGATTTCTCGTTGCCCTCGGCCTCCAGCCGCTTGGAATCGGCGATCCAGTCGAAACCGGCCTTGCCCATGACGATGTCGGCCACGCCTGAGCGAAGCGCGCGCAGCAGGAAGCTCTCCTCGGCGTTGGTGAAGATGGCGAATCCGGCCTTGCGGGCCGGGATCAGCACGGTGGCGGAGATGCCGCCCGGCGAGCCGCCGCCGTGCGTCACCATCCGCTCGCCCCGATAGTCCTGCACCTGCCAGCCCATGGCGTAGGTCGAGGCGATGGCGCGGCCGGGCAGCTCGGCGGTGGGGCCGGGCGACGAGCCGGCGATGATGTTGGGCCGCCACAGCTCCCGCGCCGCGGCCTGCGAAAACAGCCGCGTCCCATCCGGCAGTTCGCCCTCGGCCAGGCACACCGCGATCCACTTGGCCCAGTCGG is a window encoding:
- a CDS encoding YihY/virulence factor BrkB family protein encodes the protein MSKAASRFRLPDLATRLLNRRKPPSGGGLGALWRYLGATVGGLAAGAGAAHLIYTQGHRFGLELRAYRPSPEDAPDPTPEDYDAREPGRGRLARRPTHIPMKGWVDILWRTGAGYLGDRVGFVAGAVTFFVVLALFPMLGSFVTIYGLFADAGDAWSRLQFLYSMLPANVAEFLGGQMQRLAENSTGQLTLTLAWTLPLSLWAANGGIRNLFWGINVAYHETERRNIVTYNLICLAFTVSGLIAVMLSAALVIGVPVVVGLFGLTEEIQYLALLRWPVLFVGYVFALALIYRFGPCRAKARWRWLTPGALVAATLSLGLSGIFSWYLQTFVRTDSYGPLAAVMGFLLWTWLSVQIILMGAKLNAEIEHQTALDTTTGKPEPLGKRGAVMADSVGARRGNPAALAFTLKHAEALSDRVLRRKIER
- a CDS encoding NAD-dependent epimerase/dehydratase family protein, coding for MTDRDGPVLVTGAAGFIGFHTARRLLERGETVVGVDNMNAYYDPALKRARLALLEAFPTYRHHEIDLADRAAMAALFEAERPRRIVHLGAQAGVRYSIDSPWTYADSNLTGFLSILEGARATQATSLVFASTSSAFGANGALPFSVKQGADHPLTLYAATKIANEAMAHAYAHLFGLPATGLRFFTVYGPWGRPDMALFKFTGAILKGEPIDVYGEGRMERDFTYVDDVVTGVIAALDRPATADPGWDATRPDPSTSGVAPWRILNLGAGRRTPLMRYIELIEEAAGRKAVLNLMPYQDGDLVSTEADVTETRAALDYAPETPVEVGVGRFVDWYRDYYRV
- a CDS encoding ATP-binding protein, encoding MLFLSIVLVMAVVAWISGLTMALASRAEAKRLRVLNNTLEERIRARTADLTQALAASEDQARALSSANQAKSDFLAAMSHELRTPLNAVMGFSHILQMNAEAEPLTLRQTQAVEQILAAGAHLLALIEEVLDLARIEAGKLSLSIERVDPLLVARQVCDSLQPEARAAGVTLIAPPPQAGLGAVADRTRLRQVLLNLLSNAIKYNLPGGSVRLEARHQDGGLTLSVIDTGCGLPADRMAELFQPFSRLGRETSATPGTGVGLAVSRRLAEAMGGRLAAESVEGQGSTFSLWLPGSTEAMVLAPAPEVDAASLGDLPQATMLYVEDNPANVTLMRHVIRALGPMRLFTAETGPEGLTLARDLRPDVILLDINLPGMDGYTLKTGLDADPLTRGIPVLALSANAMPEDIKRGRQAGFVAYLTKPLDIPALAEALGRALNASTPVSGRAA
- a CDS encoding DUF4893 domain-containing protein; the encoded protein is MSVRRLPYLLLLTTLIAGCAAPAASPPPPPPSPGAVLPDWRAVVTATDRDRLRRTEAAWGLALEQARRGSPDRLRGLGDLADADARLSDPTPPIGDYRCRLVRLGSQDGAGPALVVGEWSRCRIEATAQGLRFSKLTGTQRPAGLLFPEDERHMVLLGGLALASEPPASRYGRNPARDLAGRVERIAAERWRIVLPWPQAGANLDLIELIPAG
- a CDS encoding DUF4893 domain-containing protein yields the protein MRLSPILALAALSPLALAACDRGSDATAEAPAPTELSPSTEAPPLPADPAPTDPAVSPPASGEQGGTDDWRAVANPEDASALGRLDEAWRMARASADAAGFADEVQSHGALVDPNAGLQGRLQPPPGEYRCRSVRMGVKGSVGLAYIAYPFFRCSVELTPGGDLILTKTTGSQRTRGLLYPDTDRRLVYVGAQAWGDQEQGFPRYGQMRERDQVGVFERIGPNRWRLVIPFPKQEAQIDILELTR